One Pullulanibacillus sp. KACC 23026 DNA segment encodes these proteins:
- a CDS encoding Gfo/Idh/MocA family oxidoreductase has protein sequence MTELKVGIIGCGNISSIYFQAGQKFEAINIVACADLDLERAKARAKEYHIPKAYSVQELLNDPEIDLVLNLTIPKAHAEIACAALESGKHVYGEKPLAISLEDGKKILDVAGTKGLLVGNAPDTFLGGGLQTCRKIIDEGWIGTPVAATAFMMGPGHERWHPDPEFYYQTGGGPMFDMGPYYLTALISLLGPVSRVTGSTRITYPERTITSEPKKGQKIKVEVPTHVAGLLDFDSGVVGTLVTSFDVWHHNMPWIEIYGSEGTLRVPDPNTFGGPVLLRRHDAADWSELPLSHGFTENSRGIGLVDMAYALHNKREHRANGEMAYHVLEIMHGFHEAAEKGSHYSVKSTCKRPQAFPGGLNSNNISTLLNK, from the coding sequence GTGACTGAATTGAAGGTGGGGATCATTGGCTGCGGCAATATTAGCTCCATTTATTTTCAAGCGGGTCAAAAGTTCGAAGCCATTAATATAGTGGCGTGTGCGGATCTGGATTTGGAACGTGCCAAAGCACGTGCAAAGGAATATCACATTCCAAAAGCTTATTCAGTCCAGGAACTCTTAAATGATCCTGAGATTGATCTAGTCTTGAATTTGACCATTCCTAAGGCGCATGCTGAGATTGCCTGTGCGGCACTTGAGTCCGGCAAACATGTATATGGGGAAAAGCCTCTCGCTATTTCTTTAGAAGATGGGAAGAAAATTTTAGATGTTGCCGGGACTAAGGGACTCCTGGTTGGAAACGCGCCCGATACTTTTTTAGGCGGCGGACTGCAAACATGCCGAAAAATAATCGATGAAGGATGGATCGGAACACCTGTTGCGGCAACGGCCTTTATGATGGGACCCGGTCATGAGCGATGGCATCCGGATCCGGAGTTTTATTATCAAACAGGCGGCGGACCTATGTTCGATATGGGGCCCTATTATTTGACGGCTTTGATTTCGTTACTCGGACCGGTTTCTCGAGTAACGGGTTCAACAAGAATCACTTATCCTGAACGCACGATCACGAGTGAGCCTAAAAAGGGTCAGAAAATTAAGGTTGAAGTACCTACGCATGTTGCGGGGCTTCTCGATTTTGATTCGGGTGTCGTGGGGACACTTGTCACAAGCTTTGATGTTTGGCATCATAATATGCCATGGATTGAAATCTACGGAAGCGAAGGGACTTTAAGAGTACCCGATCCAAACACGTTTGGAGGGCCAGTTCTTTTGAGAAGACATGATGCCGCGGATTGGTCTGAACTGCCATTGAGTCATGGATTTACTGAGAATAGCCGAGGAATCGGTCTTGTCGATATGGCCTATGCTTTACATAATAAACGTGAGCACCGTGCCAATGGTGAGATGGCCTATCATGTGCTTGAGATCATGCATGGCTTTCACGAAGCAGCCGAAAAAGGCAGTCATTATTCGGTTAAGAGTACATGCAAGCGTCCGCAAGCATTTCCTGGCGGCTTAAATTCTAATAATATTAGTACTCTCTTAAACAAGTAA
- a CDS encoding Gfo/Idh/MocA family oxidoreductase produces MSQKEIRIGMIGYQFMGKMHSHAYRDFPFYFDTEVKPVLQAIAGRNEAAVKAAAEKMGWASYETDWRRLIERDDIDVIDISTPNHTHAEIALAAAEAGKHIIIEKPLSLTVEEAERMLEAVKKNKVIHMICHNYRFSPAVQYAKKLIDEGRLGKLYHIRANYLQDYIVDPDFPLVWRLQKDVSGSGSLGDIGAHSIDLARFLVGEFKELVSIMETFIKERPIASLQGGLSATADTSQKGEVTVDDAALFLARFDNGVLGTFEATRFAQGNRNKNKFEINGEKGSIRWDMENMNNLEVYLADDEPGLQGFRLINCTEEHHPYAGAYWPAGHIIGYEHTFINLIHDFLEAVAAGTQPKPDFEDGLKNQKVLAAVEESARLKSWVSL; encoded by the coding sequence ATGTCTCAAAAGGAAATACGAATTGGAATGATAGGCTATCAGTTTATGGGTAAGATGCATAGCCATGCATACCGTGATTTTCCGTTTTATTTTGATACAGAGGTTAAGCCGGTCTTACAAGCCATTGCCGGGCGCAATGAAGCGGCTGTTAAGGCAGCGGCTGAAAAGATGGGATGGGCGAGCTATGAAACAGATTGGCGGCGCTTAATTGAACGGGATGATATCGATGTGATTGATATTTCAACACCCAATCATACCCATGCTGAAATTGCTCTTGCGGCAGCAGAAGCAGGAAAACACATTATTATTGAAAAGCCGCTCTCGCTTACCGTTGAAGAAGCAGAGAGGATGCTTGAAGCGGTTAAGAAAAATAAGGTTATTCATATGATTTGTCATAATTACCGTTTTTCTCCAGCTGTTCAATATGCCAAAAAGCTGATTGATGAAGGACGGTTAGGCAAGCTGTATCATATACGTGCAAATTATTTGCAGGATTATATTGTGGATCCGGATTTTCCGCTGGTTTGGAGGCTCCAAAAGGATGTGTCCGGTTCAGGCTCTCTTGGTGACATTGGGGCGCATAGCATTGATCTCGCTCGGTTTTTGGTTGGAGAATTTAAGGAGCTTGTCTCCATCATGGAAACCTTTATTAAGGAACGCCCGATTGCTTCCCTCCAAGGCGGGTTAAGTGCTACGGCTGATACGAGCCAAAAGGGTGAGGTGACCGTTGATGATGCGGCTCTGTTTCTTGCCCGATTTGATAATGGCGTGCTGGGTACCTTTGAAGCAACACGGTTTGCTCAAGGGAACCGGAATAAAAATAAATTTGAAATCAATGGGGAAAAAGGCTCGATCCGCTGGGACATGGAGAACATGAATAATCTCGAGGTCTATCTGGCAGATGATGAACCCGGTCTGCAAGGCTTCCGACTGATCAACTGTACGGAGGAACATCATCCTTATGCAGGTGCCTATTGGCCGGCTGGTCACATTATTGGTTACGAACACACCTTTATTAATTTAATCCATGACTTTTTGGAGGCAGTGGCAGCTGGCACTCAGCCGAAGCCAGACTTTGAGGATGGGCTAAAGAACCAAAAAGTATTAGCAGCCGTTGAAGAATCCGCCCGATTAAAAAGCTGGGTAAGCCTCTAG
- a CDS encoding ThuA domain-containing protein, translated as MKKALIFQGGWQGHEPEQVAAILAGILREEDFEVKITNTLETLEQEDLTTYDLIVPNWTQDTITREQLNPLLEAVAQGTGLAGLHGGMGDSFRMETDYQFMVGGQWVAHPGNDGITYTVKINDPDHPLTKGMKDFEVTSEQYYLHVDPAVRVHATTRFPNAEGPYAANGEVDIPVVWTKKWGEGKVYYCSLGHVAEIVKMPEVIELMRNGMVWAAR; from the coding sequence ATGAAAAAAGCGTTAATCTTTCAAGGTGGATGGCAAGGGCATGAGCCTGAACAAGTAGCTGCTATTTTAGCTGGTATTTTGAGAGAAGAAGATTTTGAGGTAAAGATTACGAATACTTTAGAAACCTTAGAACAAGAGGATTTGACAACTTATGATTTGATCGTGCCGAATTGGACTCAAGACACGATTACGCGCGAGCAGCTGAATCCGCTGCTTGAGGCGGTTGCTCAAGGAACGGGCTTAGCAGGATTACACGGCGGGATGGGCGATTCATTTCGGATGGAGACAGACTATCAGTTTATGGTAGGCGGGCAATGGGTAGCGCATCCTGGAAATGATGGCATCACCTATACGGTCAAAATCAATGACCCTGATCATCCTTTGACTAAAGGAATGAAGGACTTTGAAGTGACCTCTGAACAGTACTATTTACATGTGGACCCGGCCGTTCGTGTGCATGCTACCACTCGTTTTCCAAATGCAGAGGGACCGTATGCTGCAAATGGAGAAGTCGATATCCCTGTTGTTTGGACGAAAAAATGGGGTGAAGGTAAGGTCTATTATTGTTCCTTGGGCCATGTTGCTGAAATCGTCAAAATGCCTGAGGTTATTGAATTGATGCGAAACGGGATGGTGTGGGCCGCTCGTTAA